One stretch of Ooceraea biroi isolate clonal line C1 chromosome 4, Obir_v5.4, whole genome shotgun sequence DNA includes these proteins:
- the LOC113561821 gene encoding uncharacterized protein LOC113561821 yields MYSAEGSRMNYYVLLRDVPPKQCTCVLPTRRAVRILGRRYALTATGYKYLDIDINVGPPSYVEIAIGDHRGNGLSLSLETWKGLYEQRWDIQDRLCKDVRGRPITVGPLTVRFSAMNDTKLVCLDSSDVRLMMTESTFLTMINLDRCIELTYAQLDRVVDKVEAKVAQFSNIASAETKDASNAIRASEFFNGNHIIDCELLALVFDTPM; encoded by the exons ATGTACTCCGCTGAGGGAAGCAGAATGAACTATTACGTTCTGCTTCGGGACGTTCCACCGAAGCAATGTACCTG CGTTTTACCCACGCGTCGTGCAGTTCGCATACTGGGCAGGAGATACGCGCTGACGGCTACGGGATATAAGTACCTGGACATCGACATCAACGTCGGTCCGCCGAGCTACGTCGAGATCGCGATAGGCGATCATCGAGGAAACGGGCTGAGCCTGTCTCTCGAAACGTGGAAGGGACTCTACGAACAACGATGGGACATTCAGGACCGTCTCTGCAAGGATGTTCGCGGCCGTCCTATCACCGTTGGACCGTTGACGGTGCGATTCAGTGCGATGAACGATACCAAACTCGTGTGTCTGGATTCGTCCGACGTACGGTTGATGATGACCGAATCGACGTTCCTCACCATGATTAACCTGGACCGCTGCATCGAGCTGACGTACGCTCAGTTGGATCGTGTCGTGGATAAAGTCGAAGCAAAGgttgcgcaattttcgaataTCGCGTCCGCTGAGACGAAAGATGCGTCGAACGCAATACGCGCTAGCGAATTCTTCAACGGAAACCACATTATAGATTGTGAGCTGTTGGCTCTGGTTTTTGATACACCGATGTAA
- the LOC113561820 gene encoding uncharacterized protein LOC113561820 — protein sequence MFKKIFSVDFISGNYNLEKWSATSVRRAGLCADHFSEDSFITKGKIQLKRGSVPLPFRNIANVMNEDANSENMPMDVEVTEIGNTKENVTETTKKYENVTRPTIFANVEEIHENITEQSQYIWPPLRTYWAPQLEFNKVSQNEDEMEWMHIEPPLKEIIPVQKCQTKTIRNKKEPQKNEKSKTQIIDNLKRENLRLRQTIKKLKVFVKKFNRRMPVKRTNKKNKKKLLQELIDENKLHPVAKAMINLQLHTPHAPYTEEEKNISKQLYYYSASALRNLRKAGCNFLGERTLRRWHEEYDMMPGFCDFIICKLQEKFSKISAQERVCALK from the coding sequence ATgttcaaaaaaattttttccgttgattttatttcaggaaattataatttggaaaaatggTCTGCTACTTCAGTTCGTCGAGCTGGTCTGTGTGCAGATCATTTTAGTGAAGATTCCTTCATCACAAAAGGTAAGATACAATTAAAACGCGGCTCAGTGCCCCTTCCTTTCAGGAATATTGCGAATGTGATGAATGAAGATGCAAATTCGGAAAACATGCCTATGGATGTAGAGGTGACCGAGATAGgaaatacaaaagaaaatgtaacgGAAACaacaaagaaatatgaaaacgtTACGAGACCAACAATATTTGCAAATGTTGAAgaaatacatgaaaatattacaGAGCAGTCTCAATATATATGGCCACCATTGCGAACCTACTGGGCACCACAACTAGAGTTTAATAAGGTATCACAAAATGAAGATGAAATGGAATGGATGCATATCGAACCGCcattgaaagaaataatacCAGTGCAAAAATGTCAAACGAAAACtatacgaaataaaaaagaaccccaaaaaaatgaaaaaagtaagacacaaataattgataatttaaaaagagaaaatttgcgTTTGCGTCaaacaataaaaaagttgaaagtatttgtaaaaaaatttaatcgacGAATGCCTGTAAAACGcacaaataagaaaaataagaaaaaacttCTACAAGAACTGATAGATGAGAATAAATTGCATCCCGTTGCAAAAGCAAtgataaatttgcaattacaTACGCCACACGCGCCATatacagaagaagaaaaaaatatatcgaagcaactttattattattctgctTCTGCACTGCGTAATTTACGAAAAGCAGGTTGTAATTTTCTTGGAGAACGCACTCTTCGAAGATGGCATGAAGAATATGATATGATGCCAGgattttgcgattttataatttgtaaattgcaGGAGAAATTTTCTAAGATATCTGCACAGGAAAGAGTATGTGCTTTAAAGTGA